Genomic segment of Aureibacillus halotolerans:
CTCTCCCATGTGTCTCAATCAAGCCGATGACAACATCCACGCCAGCTTGTTTACGTTCGTGCGCCTCTTGAAGCATCCTAAAGGTTTTTCCGACGCCAGGGGCAGAACCAATATAAATCGTCAGCTTCCCTTTTTGGTCTCGCTTGACTTCCTCCAATAGCTCATCAGGTGTTTTTTTACGAAATGGAAAGGATGAATCCATTTTATTGACTATCCTCTACCAATGCCTTGATGTCTATATTCAGCTCTAACACATTAACACCTGCTTCACCGAATAAACCAAGTGAAGGACCCTGTGTGTTTGCGGTAATCAATTCTTGAAGAGTTTCCTCTGACAACCCTGTTGCCTCCGACACTCTTGGCACTTGAACAAGTGCCGATGCTTCAGAGATATGTGGATCAAGTCCTGACGCTGAGTTTGTTAGTAGTTCTTGAGGGACGTCTTCAATCGGCACGTTTGGATTCTCTTGCTCCCATTGCTCAATGGAAGCATTTATTCGTTCTACTAATGCAGGATTTGATGGTGCAAAGTTTGGTGACCCTGAAGACCCTGCATTGTATTCAATACTTGATGGACGTCCGTGGAAGTACC
This window contains:
- the kdpC gene encoding potassium-transporting ATPase subunit KdpC, whose translation is MKTIGVSLWSALRFSLVGMIICGLLYPLGMTAIGQGLFHKKAEGQLIYNEEGNVIGSALIGQQFTEPGYFHGRPSSIEYNAGSSGSPNFAPSNPALVERINASIEQWEQENPNVPIEDVPQELLTNSASGLDPHISEASALVQVPRVSEATGLSEETLQELITANTQGPSLGLFGEAGVNVLELNIDIKALVEDSQ